The following are encoded together in the Erpetoichthys calabaricus chromosome 16, fErpCal1.3, whole genome shotgun sequence genome:
- the LOC127526012 gene encoding uveal autoantigen with coiled-coil domains and ankyrin repeats, protein MLRPRDLCQDSGTKTFLDAMQNGQVHLARFVLDAMDGRIINSKTENNKTPLMYAVTLPEAGSRMKFARLLLEKGADVNCQDEHGRTALSLACEMGHLDVVKLLVQFSANPEITDAWGNGALAYASCEGHTHILDFLVRAFKRLGITTGQVSSGSRPSLPWQVSSGQLNQEQRQERRPNRLPKQLLERFTQQLQNKCEDHLPAVFQRHFKMGERQGTPEHSPHRRAVPLSPLVRTKTEPANGSPRSPRWESKDRNASRRSQTPSPASYRKARFSVSVSAQSPPLLPASAFRRSCHTPPPRQACIAATLSSHFLRRFTSPEFSRFSKEMEGSRARRCSSETFPLTCARQANVDNGGSLHCEFRPGSPSL, encoded by the coding sequence ATGCTGAGACCCAGGGACCTGTGCCAGGACTCCGGCACCAAGACCTTCTTGGATGCCATGCAAAATGGGCAGGTGCACTTGGCACGCTTTGTCCTCGATGCCATGGATGGCAGGATAATTAACTCCAAGACTGAGAACAACAAAACTCCTCTGATGTACGCCGTCACTCTGCCCGAGGCTGGCAGCAGAATGAAATTTGCTCGGTTGCTTCTGGAGAAAGGAGCAGATGTGAACTGCCAGGATGAGCACGGCAGGACAGCACTGAGCCTGGCTTGTGAGATGGGCCACCTGGACGTGGTCAAGCTGCTGGTGCAGTTCAGCGCCAACCCAGAAATCACAGACGCCTGGGGGAACGGCGCCCTGGCATACGCGTCCTGCGAGGGCCACACTCACATCCTGGACTTCCTCGTCCGAGCTTTCAAGCGGCTGGGCATAACAACGGGGCAGGTCAGCAGTGGAAGCCGGCCATCTCTGCCATGGCAGGTGTCATCTGGGCAGCTGAACCAGGAGCAGAGGCAGGAGAGGCGGCCCAACAGGCTTCCAAAACAACTCCTTGAGCGCTTCACCCAACAGCTCCAGAACAAGTGCGAAGACCACCTGCCCGCCGTCTTCCAGAGGCACTTCAAAATGGGTGAGCGGCAGGGAACACCCGAGCACTCGCCACACAGAAGGGCAGTGCCACTGAGCCCACTGGTAAGAACGAAGACGGAGCCTGCCAATGGATCACCACGCAGCCCCAGGTGGGAGTCGAAGGACCGAAATGCATCCAGAAGAAGCCAGACGCCCTCCCCGGCCAGCTACCGCAAAGCCAGGTTTAGCGTGAGTGTCTCAGCTCAGTCCCCCCCACTGCTTCCAGCCTCAGCCTTCAGGAGGTCCTGCCACACCCCACCACCCCGGCAGGCCTGCATAGCCGCCACCTTGAGCTCCCATTTCCTGCGGCGCTTCACCTCCCCGGAGTTCTCCAGATTCAGCAAGGAGATGGAGGGCAGCCGAGCGCGGAGGTGCAGCTCCGAGACCTTCCCGCTGACCTGTGCGCGCCAGGCCAACGTCGACAATGGGGGCAGCCTGCATTGCGAGTTCAGACCGGGTTCACCCTCGTTATGA